In Vicia villosa cultivar HV-30 ecotype Madison, WI linkage group LG7, Vvil1.0, whole genome shotgun sequence, the DNA window AATCACTCATAGCAACAAGCAATGAAAACAAATGTCTCCCATTCCAAAGCAGTGTTCAGGTGATTTTCAAAAGCAAACTACTTTCACTTCCTCTTCAAAAATGACACTCTTTTACTCTCATAAAATGGCTTCAAAGTAGCTTTCATCTCTAAACTTATTATCCCAAGTAAGCCTTTCTTTGTCATGAATCTGTGTTTGTTATTGTAGAATGAAAATCTGCATGcaatgtttttgtttttgatattttgatgCTATTAGTTCTCTATGTTAATTGCAGGATCATAAAATAAGATCTTCACTGCTAAATCATGAAACAAAGCATAGATCTTGAAGTGGAAGCTTATGCAGAATATGAATCTGAAGTTACAAGCCAAGTTGGTTCCAATGTATCAACTCAAGAAGCCTCTTCCAACAACATCACAAACCCTAACTACAATAATATATCTCTTGACTTAACTCTCAAATTCAACAACAATGAGATACTAACAACAACTAGAGACTCAAATTCAATAGGATTCTCACTCTCAAGCACTTCTGAGAGCAGCAATGAACCTGCATCAGCAACTGTTCCAAGAGTTTTCTCTTGCAATTACTGTCAGAGAAAGTTTTTCAGCTCACAAGCTCTTGGTGGACACCAAAATGcacacaaaagagagagaacaaTAGCGAAAAGAGCTATGAGAATGGGAATTTTCTCTGATAGGTATAATGCTAGTTTAGCATCTCTACCTTTGCATGGTTCTTTTAGGTCATTAGGGATAAAAACACACTCCTCAATGCACTATGGTTTTTCAGTACCAACAACAATTAGGCCTCATAATCATCACGAGACGAAAATCAATACGAGATTCGAACAAGGGTGCGTTGGATTTCCGATATTCTTGGAAGATGAGGAGTCGGAGTTGTTGTGGCCGGGTAGTTTTCGAAAGGCGTCGGAGACGGCTGATGGAGAACAGAATTTCATACTCACTGAGGTGAATCCATGTGTGGACATAGAAAAATCTACACCAGATTTGACATTGAAACTTTGAAGGAGGCTAATTTGGAAAAGTTGGATTTGAATTTAGTTTTATGTATAGTAAAATATGTATGAAAATTTGTTATGATTGCTAGATTgattactactactactactaaacttgttggtttttgtttttactttcatCTTTAGTTTTCTATTAGGTGTTTTTGCTTTGGTATATTGTTATGTGTTTCTCATTGTATAATAGCTATATAAGAGTTCTTATCAACCTTACAAATATTTCATCATCAATCAATGATCCATTTTTGCATTAAAATTAAATGTAAAGGAATTCACTAATAAATGTGAAATGATTAAACTAAACACACTTTAAGTGAACTAGGAAAACTCGAGTGTGTTAATCTCTCTATCCTTAACTTCTTacatttatgttgttttatttataaacatttttatttactttaatttcTTTAAGTTCAAACATCCAAGTCATAAACATATACTCTAAGTCCACTCAAGGGACAGTTTATTGGTAAGGCCCAAGTCCACTTGACATCACTTTATCTTGGCTCTTTTGGGCTAAAACTCACTAAGCTCTTAGAAAGTACTCAAAAGAACATGGGTGAGTTCAGGAAAACATGGACAAACTTGGTGAGAGTTCAGACCGAACATGGGCAAGCTCCGACCTTGGGTTAGGAGATCAGCTCAGCTTCGCTGACTCAACTATGACTCACATAACAGTTATGATAAAAGATTGCACACACTCTTGATAAGAAGGCGTGTGATTTAAGAAGGTTGGTTGCATGCAATGACGGATCTTACCCCAAATATTAAGAGGtacggtaaatattaattaaaaaattaaaataaatattttataaaaatatttataattttatataaaattcaaAGTAGTAtcaatacaatatatatatatatatatatatatatatatatatatatatatatatatatatatatatatatatatatatataacatttgaatataatttttaattttattggaagttttacactataaaatagaaccaaattatgatgtttgaaacaaaaatttaaataacaatgtttaaaaaaaaattccaaaaaaaataagtttttcaaaaaatttaccaaaatgtctaggttttgCGGGACCCTCTGgggtatgcgccaaaccatttggcgcattggTATCCTATTTTACTCAattagccaattcatttggcgtatGAGTGTAATAGGaataggaaaagaaaaaaaatccacATAGGCGCCAAACCATCTGGAGCATACACCTAATTTTGTACCaatgcgccaattcatttggcgcatacacTAGGGGTCCTACAAAACCTaaacactttggtaaattttttaaaaaacttcttttttggtaattttttttttaaaccttattatttaaattttgtttttcatgaTGTTTAACCGTAGTATTACTTTATAaaaaacgaaataatttatttatagcaTTAAACAAAAAACTGATATCTTGACATTagtaaaaaatatacaaataaattACTAActacttcttttccttttttttatataaaaatctaCATATCATACAATCATACAATAGAAAAAAGCAAGATGAGAATTTGGGCAACTTTGACAAATGTCATGCTCACATCGATTCTCATCTTTTGTGAAGTTACTATAAAaggaaacttttttaaaaaataattttaaaattagccTAATTATTACTTAACCTTTAATTAACCTAAATCCCTATATTCATTAACCTAAAATCCTATAATTActcctgattttattttttacgTATAGAATAAAACAAATTCATTATGGTTTTCCTTAAATACTTCCTTGGAAACTATAGAAAACTCAAATCCAGCACGTTCAACATAGGAAAGAGATATTTGGAGAAACGATTCACTCTTTCTCTTTTCCAATACGTTTCATCATACAATAGAAAAAAAGCAAGATGAGAATTTGAGCAACTTTGACAAATGTCATGCTCACATCGATTCTCATCTTTTGTGAAGTTACTATAAAaggaaacttttttaaaaaataattttaaaattagccTAATTATTACTTAACCTTTAATTAACCTAAATCCCTATATTCATTAACCTAAAATCCTATAATTActcctgattttattttttaggtaTAGAATAAAACAAATTCATTATGGTTTTCCTTAAATACTTCCTTGGAAACTATAGAAAACTCAAATCCAGCACGTTCAACATAGGAAAGAGATATTTGGAGAAACAATTCACTCTTTCTCTTTTCCAATACGTTTCATCTCTGTATTCTAAACCACCTACCAGATCCTTAACTTACTGTATTCCAATATTTACCAATAAATAATAACCAATATCAACACAATCCACTGTttcttgcatgaattgattcggTTCTTTAGACACGTGCGAAATCGCGTTGCTGAGTTTGTTGTGGTTCCGTGTCAGTTTCGGAATTGCGGTTTTGAAGTGGTGAATGTCGGATGCGTatcaaaaatggttttgtatggTGCTGATtcgtttcttttttctttggcaGATAAGGTGAagtatttgttgttgtgttgataTCAGTTGGCGATCAATGTTTGATGTGGGCTTTATgtgtgatgaagatgatgttgcGGTTTGCAATTTTAGAACTTGGTGAGGTCTTTCTGATTCTGTGTTCTTTGATCTTGGTTTTGGATTAGTGTTTCATTGGCATGCttatttttgtttcttatttCTAACATTTCATTGTTCCCTTTCATTTGTTCTTGTGGCGTGGTGGTGATTGGATCTGGTGTGCGGTTGGAAGTCGTTGTATCGCTGTGGTCGGCTTCGATCTTGGAGATAGCGGATGAACGGATCCGTGCGGCAAGTTCGATCTCGGTGGTGTCTGTGCCAAGAAGATCGGATGGACCGTGTGTGATGCGTGAAGGATGTCAGATCCGTATGGATAGTCGTGAGGAGGCTGCGAGTCCGTTGTCGGTATTGAGTTCCGCACATAACCTGTCTGACAAAAAGCACAAACCAAATTTCTTCTATTTTGCATTCTAATAATGAGTATGATTTATTTCTacatgttatgttatttattctGTATCTGAAAAAATGAAAGTTAGTTTGTGTTATTTAATTTAAACTTTGTCTGTAGTTAGCTATTTAGAAATTAAAAAGTTTTAagaattgttttgaaaatttatttaaacCAAACAACAATTTTGTTAAGGATATGTTGAGAAAATTGATTTGCAGAGATGCTTTCAGAAGATTTTCGGCAGAACAAGCTTTGAGACTCAGTAACAACGTATCATAATTGAGAATTGAGAAAATAGAAGTAGTAGAAAGTTTGGCTACCGGAGACAGAGGAAGCAGACCACATTCGTGTAAATTCTGATGAAGTGATGCAagtagttttttttgttttttctttggcAATTTAGAAGGTTTGAGATGAGTTTAGGAAAAAATAACTTTAAAAGGTAGATAGTCCTATTAGGAATTAAATTCTTTTCTCTGTTTTACAATAAAATAGAATTTGAGTCTGTAGATATGGTTTTCTTTAATACTACTACCATCAAATTCATAGTTCTGAAAataagaaatttataaaatattgtaatcaaaataaaaatattttatttagagGAAACTTTTTTAATTATCATGATTTAATGGCATGTTACTTTTAATTATCATAATTTAATGGTTTTATAGGAAATCTTTTAATTATCATGATTTAATGGTAGGTTaattattagagttacttttaCAATATTTTAACATGTAGAATTTCAAAAGACTCAACTTTGCATCGGGAATATTCTACTAATTGTTCCTTAACATATTATAATGCAGATTTTAAAAGTGACTCACCAGTTTTCTAATGCAAGTTCAAAATGCATTGCTTGTTCAATGGATGCGCCtgcttttgaaattatttattagatattttatttaatgaCATTTTGTTAAACATGCTATATAAAATCAATAGAATTGATtggaattaaatttaattaatatgatTGACTGTTTCAATTATgccattattaattataaataatgtaaatagtaaataaatagatTTACCGTTAATAAATAGGTTTGGTTACTttgtaaacaaaataaaataaaataaatttatgtaTATGAATAAAATGTTAAACAtacttaattataaaatttatttcacgTGAATGTAATTGAATACCAACTAAACTTAAAGGTACCGGAGTGTTCACCTTAATTTAATCATTTGAGAAACAACCAAGATACACACACCATAGAAAAATTATTCCTTATCAATCAAACTAATCAACTGCATTTCAACTGTCAAGCTATTAAAAGACAATGCCACCACTTTTTCCATAATAACCTTTTTGTTCCTTCAAATCACAAAGTAAAAAGGACTTCTTTGTCATTTCATAATCAAGACATAtttacaacttcaaaacaaaccaGCATGTGCCACATGTTCTCTTCTTTTCTCACTTTTTTCTCCTTTTACAAGTTAAATTATTTCTATCTTTCATTCTATTTTAAACACCTTATACATAGTACACttcaaaatttttaaattatattaactcACCATCTCAttcttttttcaaattaaattcaattttcttttatatttctttctttttatcatttcatcattgtATCTTTTCTActtaactattttattttctactaattatttttaatatattaaaatatataataatataatatatataataatagcaTATGATTATCATACTAATTATTTATTCAGAAATGGTAAGTGTACACCACAATGGTACACTCACACCGTATTAATCTACACAATTCAtaccattttcattttttaataatttatttggcCTTGGTTTGTGTGCAAGATATATTTTCTTTATTGCCATGTACGGTGTAAGCATACGGTGTACACAAAACAAGTGTACACATAGCAAATCTCTTATTTATTGGTGTCTAATTGTATACAATATTGACATTTAGTAAATAGTCATACATACAACTAACTTTTCAACTCATTGGTCATTATcagaaaaatacatattttattttaattaatattttcattatttgagattcaaaattcttattttcaattgTCAAAAATAAATTCTTGCATGTCACTATcagcaaaatatctattttatctgagacacaaaattcttattttcaaatgtaaaaaattctcttttttttcacGGGACGCTATCAACAAAAacgtattttattttgattaaaattgtCTTTATTCGATACACAAAATTCTTACTTTCAAATgtcaaattttcttttttcttcacgggattttaattaacaattgtctttatttgagacccaacattcttatttttcaaaatattaaaaatatatctttttttttttcacgggccactatcaaaaaatacttattttattttaattaacatttgcCTTTATTTAAGACACAAAACTgttattttcaaatatcaaatttttttcattatcCATTTTAAAGACATCAttttttcataattatttaatacaattgaatttatattatcattatttattttataatcaaataactaattttaaatttatatgtatatctaaataaaatatatatcgtaaatttacccgtgcggacgcacaggTATTTTGCTAGTtcataataaaaaacaattaataataacTATTTATTAAACTAATAAAGAATCAATTATCACCATAATTACATTTTTATACTAATAAAGACTAATGAAACTATGTTTCCATATCTTAATTGTAATTTTCATCTTGACTATTTTTTCATAATtactttcatttatttatttttatttttagttctatattatattattttcttcaattttcattGTCTTTGTATCAGTTCAatatctactttttttttttaaatatgttaataTAAAATCACaggtaaatattatattaaaaacaaagattctcattatttttatatataatatatatataacaaaaatatttattaattgttatagtaaataattttaaagggtAATGTACTCTCACattaatatgtaattttttttatttttgcgaatgagataatataattttatccATAGAACAACTAttcttatatattattattattattattattattattattattattattattattatacatgAGATATACTTATTGCTTCTATTGCATCCTGATCAGGAAGATTCAATATGTTGCATCCTTGTcattttaaattttcaattttcagTTTCCTACAATTCATCTTTCATTTAGTTACATATATTCTAACTTAGTTCTATTGTTTTTACAGACACATTTTATACTGTTTGAGGGTGTGATGCAGAAGGATTTTATTGGTGCTCTTGATTGAATTAAGAAGCTGAAATAAAACTAAATATTGATAGCATAAAAGTAAatgaatgatttttcttttgtaaattGTAACCTCatttaaattgatgatttttctttTAGTTGCATTTTTAAGCGTAATAATttgtatttataatttaaattgatttattatataatttacaattttttaaattaattaattaattcatttatgattattataacactttaattttaatgtagtccaaaatatttttataacattattattatatacaaaaataaattcaTTATTGATCATTTACTAAAACATTATTGATCGTTTTCTAAAATTCAGATGCCTAATCTCTTGTGCCGCGGTTCACTCTCCTTTGGAACATTTATTGCACTTAGGCATTAAGTGTTTGTTTTTtcaacattcaccttgaatgtcttATTTCTTCGTAGTTCAAACTGCATAATCAATTTCCGAATACACTtatacaacttcaagagattaTCCTTAATGGTTACTAAAAAACATTTTTCAATCAGCTGacctacactcatcagattgctcttCATGTCAAGAACATACCATACATCTTTGATCAGAGTAGTTTTTCCATTACGCAATTTTACTCTGACATTTATCATTCCTTCAGCATTCTGATACGTATCATTAGCACATTTGATCTTGGTCTTTCTACCAGATTCAAAATCAATCAGTCATTGCCTGTTTCTAGTTAGGTGATTTGAGCatccagtgtccatataccaccagtaTACCTTTTCACCTTCATTCTTAGATGCCATCAATAGCACATGTTCATCCATTCATTCTCCGCTGACTATATTGGCTTATTCATACTTGTTTTCTTTTTTTGACCAGTGATCAAAGGCAAAGTGGCCAAATCTGTTACATTTGTAGCACTGAACTTTTCTCTTATAAACATTCTCCTTTCCCTTCTGAACATTCTTATGTTTCTTCTCTTCTAAAGAAGAAGGTTCTGACTTCTGAACATTCTTTTTCTTACTCTCTAGTCATGCTTGCTTCTTATTCTTCTTAACAAAATAAGTCTTCAGAGCCTGTTCTGAATCCCTTTCAGAGTTtctttcagtcagacgcaacACTAGTGTCTTTAGACTACTCTGAAGTCTTTAATTCTCATGGTGCTAGTGTCTTTAGAATGTTCTATGGCTACAACTATGTAATCAAAATGAGGAGTAAGGGATTTGGGTTCCttttctatgattacttgtttagAGAGAGTTTCTCcataagccttcatctcatttGTGATCAAAGTCACTCTGGAGATGTAATTTGGTATATTCTCATTgctcttcatgttgagattctcgtattgcttgcgtagggactgcaacttcaccttcttcactgatgcaTCACCACcggcaatcttctcaaacacctttGGATCCACACGATGATGGATATTAAACAATcgcttctgatccttcttccttGTATCATGTTACACGTATATTTGCATTTCTATTGCATCTTCTGCAATCAGCATGTAATCGTTATTAACGAGATTAAGAATATCTTGATCCCCAAACAACACACGCATATGAATCCACCACCGATTCCAATTCTTTCTGTGGAATACTGGAAGCTTTGTGTTCAAGCTACCATTTCCGTCGTTCATCTTCATTCTTGTGCAGATCATTCAAATCTCACAAACACTCATGTTTTTTAAACCCTAAGAATCAAGAAATGTGATTCTTCTCTGATTTTGAACTTCAATCTAGTGTGAATTTGATGAacgaattttaatattttttgagcTCGTTTCAGGATCGAAAAAtagcattttaatatttttcacaaTTAAAGTAATTTATGTTTTTCCCCACAATGTagtaaattttgttttatttatgtttttgaatatttttaatataagggTTTCTTTTCAGTATTTATCAAGATAATTAAAATTAAGCCAGACATTGAATTGGTATATATCAATGTTTAAGATTTTAAGGTTCGACAAGGGTCAGACTAAGGTCAGATGAGtagttattaaataatatatgttGACTAATGTTTTAATACAAtgtaatgattaaaatataagaaagaacttaaaatataatattagtattttttaattaaaattttaacttatttgtaattaattaattttaagtcGCTAGTAATCTATGTAATACTAATGTATTTTTAAAGTATTCAAAGTTTTATAATTTTAGTGTGAGTTGTGATTGAAtagtttataattaaataattaatataaagatGTCAAAACTGACCCCAAACTAGATTAGTTGGTTTAGTGAACGGAATAATGGtggtgaaaatataaaaaaaaaaaattattctatttacttttcataaataattaatttatatattttttgtgtgtgtaatgtgtttttaaaaatagaaaattttatgTGTATTAAGTTAGCTTGAACCTTGGTCTCATGACCgagcctttttattttatttaagttttgcTATTTTTTGATCCAAGCCCACTATAAATTGAAATCTTAAATATCTTAAATTAAAGAAACAGTCTTTCAGGTCTACACTACTCTCtcaatattagttttttttaaatcaaaatatttcATTCGTCTATTAAACCGAACTACATTATGGTGTATGtgttttcttattcttttagcttttcattttcttcatctcCCTGCCATTTTCTTCTATTTATCCGTTTAAATTTTTTCTTCCTCAAgcgtttttttatttctttttcagaaATATGATATTTTATTCATCTTTATCATGTAAATATGagtaaagaaaaaagaaaagtagAAAACACAGTCAAACCAGAGAATTCCCTCAAACCGCCAGTTTTAGCCCGTTGAGTCGGTTTTATCTCGGTTTTTTAGTTTGTTGTTCGGTTTTCGAACATTGTGGTTTTTCAGAGTTGAATGGACCAGACAAGGATCCATTTTATGGTCCTTCCGATTGAACCAGACGATCTGGTCCGATTTTAGTTTCATTGGTATTTAAACACTTTTAGGATGTGGCAGTCAGTCATCTTTTATCATAATAAAAATTGAGACTTTTCTCTTTATGGTGGATTCTAATATTTTATCTAAAAGGTTTGCCGCTTGCaaatttgtgttttcattctagGTTAAGCCCTTTTTAATCCTTCGTGATACTAACTGCGTCAGGTGGCATCATAGCATGGTTTTCTCTTGTTTTTTCCGTAGCTTGATCATCCATGAGAGATCAATTGGTGACTAAAGCAAGCTTTGAGGGAATTACTACAGCTATTaccacaaccctaactgatttgaCTGAACATATGGAGACTTTAACGAACTAGATGAACAACGCTAACAACAACGAGAACCAACAAAGAGAGAGGAGACAAGAACTAGTTAAGATTTCACGAGGTGGAAACaatcgtgttgttattgttgaaAGTTCATGTTCTTAAGAAGAAGAACTCGACGAGGAAGAGATAGTTGATCATGGGAATCGAAAGTATAACCATGACTATTGAGTGAAGGTTGATGTACCATTTGTTGGACATGTGACTTCATACACAAGAGAGGGATGGATTGTGCATTTCAAAAAAAACTTGAGTTTGAAAAACTTTTTGGATCAATtttagagtttgaaaacattttagaatttttttcaaaataaagcagcagaaaatgat includes these proteins:
- the LOC131617518 gene encoding zinc finger protein 4 — protein: MKQSIDLEVEAYAEYESEVTSQVGSNVSTQEASSNNITNPNYNNISLDLTLKFNNNEILTTTRDSNSIGFSLSSTSESSNEPASATVPRVFSCNYCQRKFFSSQALGGHQNAHKRERTIAKRAMRMGIFSDRYNASLASLPLHGSFRSLGIKTHSSMHYGFSVPTTIRPHNHHETKINTRFEQGCVGFPIFLEDEESELLWPGSFRKASETADGEQNFILTEVNPCVDIEKSTPDLTLKL